ACCCTGATTAAAGATTTTTCATTATCAAATAAAAAATTAGCTAATGTTTTCGAGAAAAATGTTTTTCCAACACCGGTTGGCCCTAAAAATAAAAAAACCGCCAGAGGTTTATCCGGATTATTAATGCCTGCATAAGAATTTTTAATTCTTCTTGAAACTTTTTCAATAACATGATCCTGACCAATGATTTTTGATTTCAGAAATCCTTCAATTTTTTGAGCTTTATCCAATTGTGATGATTCATCAGAAATAGGAACTCCAACCCATTCAGAAACAACTGTTCTAACATCTTCTTCACTAACAATAGATTCTATACTTAAAGAATTAGTTATATCTAATTTTGGAATAATTTTACGAGAACATGCTTCATCAATTACATCTAATGCCTTATCTGGAAGGTTTCTATCAGGAATATATCTCACCGATAAATTCACAGCAGCATTAATTGCTTCATCTGAAATTGTAACATTATGATATTCCTCATAATTCTCTTTTAAACCTTTAAGAATGAATAATGTATCTTCAGGAGTAGGTTCTTCCAATACAACCGGTTGGAATCTCCTTTCAAATGCAGGATCTGTTTCAAAATATTTTCGATATTCTTGTAATGTAGTTGCACCTATCATTACCAAATCACCATTAGCTAATGCAGGTTTTATAATATTGGAAGCATCTAAACTGCCGCCACCAGAACCTGCCCCCAGCATCGTATGAATTTCATCTACAAATAAAATAACATTAGGATTATCCTTAGATTCATTGACAAGTTTAGTTATTTTTTCTTCAAAGTCTCCGCGATATTTAGTTCCTGCAACTAAAGAAGCCATGTTTATTTCAATTATTTGTTTATCATTTAGGAAGTTTTTCATACTTCCATCAAGAAGTTTTATAGCCAAACCATTAACCAAAGCAGTTTTACCAACCCCAGGTTCGCCTATAATTAAAGGATTATTCTTTTTGTGTTTGTTTAAAGTTCTAATAACCTGCAATAATTCATCGTCCCGTCCAATTACAGGAGTTAACTTTCCTTCTTTAGCTAATTCAGTTAAATTAGTACCATATTTAACCAATATACTATTAGAAGATAATTTTAATCTTTTTGATTCATTAATATTTAAATTAGTTTTCAATTCCTCAAATTCCACATTATTATCTTCAAAAAAAGTCTTGATAATATCTGAAGGATTATTTAAAATGGCTTTTAAAACGTGAATACAGCGAACCTCTTCACTGTTTGTATTTTCAGCAATATTATTTGCATCATTAAAAATAGCTTTACAAGACTCAGACCTTGAAATCATTTGGTTTTCAGATTCAAAATTCCCATTTCCCTTTAATTTACGAATTTCATGTCTTATGAATGAAGTTTCAATATTAAATTTTTTAAAAAAATCGATTATTTCATCATTTTCAATATTGATATTTCCCGCATAATCATCATTAAAATTAATCTTATTCTCATTAATCAAAAATACTATTTTTTCCATACTGCAAATACCGATTAATAGTTCATCTTCAGAAAAAAATTCTTGTTTGAGATTGGCGGCTTCAGCGGCACCTAATTCCCATGCCAAATATACACTTTTAGATAATCTAACCATGTCTTAACCTCATAATAATATTTGAAATTAATATAATGTATGTAAACTCCATTAATCATGTGAAACTAGTTTTATAGTCATTAATTTCTACGGAAAACAAAAATTAAACCAACAAATAATGAAATAATTAATCCAGTATATATTGAACCTAAATTTAACATTGAATATGGAAAACTGATATCTGGACCAAATATCCTTGTAAAACCAAAATTCAACATTGAAAAAGCAATAATTATTGTCAGTATAACTCCAACTATTGCCGTTGATTTTGTTGTAGCTGCAGAACTTAATATCGCACCTGCCATAATTGCCATGAGAATATACAAGATAAATACTAATAAAATATTATCTCCTAAAACAAAGTGTACTACTGCAGATAGAATAATTAAAACTATGAATAAACTTATAAGTGCCCCTAATGTGGCGCCAAGTATTTCGGATACATCCATAATATTACCTCCAATTAATATATATTATTAAAAAAATATTTAAGTAAAATAAAGTATTTACTTTATAGAAGGATATCCAACAGAATTATTGTCAGAAAAAATTAGTTTTAGCAGATTTGTTGATTTATTTGTTAAACTATTAATAAATTGAGTTTTAAATGGTGTGCTGTGGATTTTTTTAGCAGAAACTGGTGTTTATCTATTTTTTGAGTTAATGGCATGTGAGCTGATTAAAATTTGATTTAGCTAGAGTTTAAATTTAAAACACTTAATATTTAAAAAAATAAGAAGATAAAATTTAATTAAATTTTATCTAAAGCTTGGTCGACATCAGCTAAAATATCTTCAATATCTTCAATACCAACAGAGAATCTTATCAAATCAGGAGTTACACCAGTGGATAATTGCTGTTCTTCAGATAATTGGGAATGTGTTGTTGATGCAGGGTGAGTGACTAATGACTTTGCATCACCAATATTTGCTAAAAATGAGATCAATTCAACATTTTCAATGAACTTCAAAGCTCCATCATAACCTGCTTTAAGACCGAATGAAACAATTCCCCCATAACCTTTCTCAGCATATTTTTTAGCTATTTCATGATTAGGAGAAGATTTCAAGCCAGAATAGGTTACCCATGCAACTTTTGGATGAGCTTCTAAATGTTCAGCTACCGCCATTGCATTTTCCGCATGTCTTTCAATTCTCAAACCCAATGTTTCAAGACCTTGCAATAGTAAAAACGATCCAAATGGAGAAGGAATTGCTCCTGTATCCCTTCCAACTACTGTTCTTAATCTTGTTGTAAAAGCAGATCCTTTAAAAGTTTCAGCAAAAATCAAACCATTGTATGTTTCATCAGGCTCGGATAGTGTTGGAAATTTACCGCACATCCAATCAAAATCCCCTTTTTCAATTACAATTCCGCCAAGAGTTGTACCATGCCCGCCGATGTATTTAGTTGCAGAAGATGTAATGATGTCTGCTCCATGGTCAAATGGCCTTACAGAACCAATACCGACAGTATTGTCTGCAATTAATGGAATTTGATGTGAATGTGCGATTTCAGATAATCTATCAAAGTCAGGAATATCTAATTTCGGATTTCCAATGGATTCAACATAAATTGCACGGGTTTTATCATCAACAGCTTTCTTAAATAATTCTGGAGATTGTGAGTCAACAAACTTTACATTACGTCCCAATTCTTCTAGAGTATTTTCAAATAATTCATAGGTTCCACCATATAAGTTATCTGCCGATACAATGTTGTCCCCTACTTGGGTCAGGTTAATTATTGCATAAAAAATCGCCGCCATTCCGGAAGCAGTTGCATAAGCAGCGGTTCCACCTTCAATAGCAACCATTCTTTTTTCAAAAGCTTCTGTTGTTGGGTTATTTAACCTAGTGTAAATATTTCCTCCTTCTTTGAGTGCAAATCGATTTGCAGCTTGTTTGGGTGAATCAAATACATAAGAGGTTGTTTGATAAATTGGTGTCACTCTCGAACCTGTTTCATCAACTTCTTCTTGACCTGCATGAACACCAATTGTTGAAATATTTTTTTTATTTTTAAATTCGTATGGCATAATAATCATGTGAATATTTGTTAGATGCATTATATTAAATTATTTGAAATACATGTCACCATCAATTTTGTTCTTTTAGTTTGTAAGATATTCTGATTAGCTATTTAATATACATCAGAAAACAGATTTTGATGAAAAATTTGTTTAAAATGAACTCCAAAGTTTGAAATTACCATATTAATGTATCCAAGTCTTTTTTGGTACCATACAAAAGTAAAACACGATAGCTATTTTTCATTATGGAAAATCACTACTTTAGAAAAAGAAGTTAAAGAAAAAGAAGCTCAAGCAGAGAACATGGAAGAAAGACTATCAAAAATTGAAAGTTTATTTAATGATGTTGACAAATTAAGTGATGATGATATCTTTAATTTATTTGCAAGAAAAAATGATTAACTCAGTTATAAAATGAAAATTTTAATCAAAGAATAAATAAAAACAATACTTAAATCAGAATAGGATAAAATGAATGACATTTATGGAAAGATTATTCAAACTTGAAGAGTTAAATAATTATTGAAAAAAATTAGTTTTAAATGAAATGGTAGTATTCTACTTCCACTTCATTTTCATATTCAAATCTGAGGAAAGCACCTTGATTATCTTTAAATAATACAGTTACGGTTTCGTTTCCTTGGTTCCATGTTGTACCATTGGTGCTTTGTTTTAGTTCTGTCCATGTTATTGGTGTTTCACTACATAAATAATGGTTGTTCTTGGATTACTTCCATGTTTTCGTTTACTGTTTTTTCCAGTGTTTTTTCTAATAGTTCATTAATGCTTTTGTAATTGTTTTGTTTTTTTATTAATTGCATTCTTTCGTTTAATTTTTTACTTATTTTTATGCTTGTGTATTCACTCATTTTTGTTCACTCTCTTTTGTAAAAAATTTAAAATAATAGAGTTTTATTTTAGATTAACTCTATATTATGAAGTTTATTATTAGACATATTGCAAGTAATATGAATAATATTTTTGTATCTTTGTTTTTTTGGTACAGTATAGTATTCCTATTGCTAAGATTAACGCTATTAATGATACATATATCATATTTTTTTTCCACCTCTATTTTATACAAAAGTAAAACACGATAGCTATTTTTCATTATGCATTTGTTTTTTTATAGCTCCAACTAGGTCATTGAACAATTCAACAACTTCCGGGTCTTGATGATTGAAAAATAAGCTTTCAGATTTATCAAGATTCATTATTTCCAACATGTCCTCTTCATCTAAAACGAAATCAAATACATCAATATTTTCTTCCATTCTTTCTTTATGAGTTGACTTTGATAAAACGACTATGCTTCTTTGTAACAACCATCTCAATATCACCTGGGCAACCGTCTTATTGTGTTTTTCACCAATTCCAACAAGAGTGTCATTAGTAAAAATATTATCTTTTCCTTCCCCAAATGGAGCCCATGCAGAAATTTGAACACCATTTTTCTCCATATTGGCTTGAGCTGGATATTGAGCATTAAATGGATTAATTTCAACTTGATTAATTGCAGGAATTATCTTACGTCCAAATAAACAGATATCAGTTAATCTATCTGGATAAAAATTTGATACTCCTATAGCTTTGATGATTCCATCTTCATATAACTCTTCTAGTGCCTTATATGCACCATAGTAATCTGCAAACGGTTGGTGCAGCAATACTAAATCAATATAATCTAAGCCTAATTTTTCTAAGGATTCTAAAACAGATGATTTGCATTTGTCATATCCATAGTTTTCAATCCATACTTTTGTTGTGATGAATAATTCCTCACGTGGAACTCCACATTTTCCAATAGCTTCACCCACTTCCTTTTCATTGAAATAGCTTTGTGCTGTATCAATTAATCTATAACCTGCACTAATTGCATCTAGTACTGCTTGTTCTGTATCTTCTGGAGGTATTTGATATACTCCAAATCCAAGTATTGGCATTTTAATACCGTTGTTTAATGTTAAATATTGCATTTTATCACCTTAAAATCCAAATAAATCTTGCACATCCAACATTACATCAACAATGTGCACATTAAATGGGCATCTTGGTTGGCAGTCCCCACAGGATATGCATTCAGATGCATTGAACTTTAAATTGTTGTAGTGTTCCTGGACACTCGCAGGTACTTCATCATGATTTTTTGCAAGACCAAATAACTTATTCACCATAGCTATATCAATTTCAGAAGCACATGGAACGCAATGGCCACAATATGTACATTGCCCTTCAAATGAATGTTTAGGTGCATTTTTTAAAACTTCACTATAATCTTTTTCCGACTGTGTTGCATCGCAGTATTTAAGAGACTCCATTAATTCCTCTGGAGTTTTAACACCTACAAAAATACTGTTTACTCCTTTTTGTTCTAAGCAATAATGTATACACTGAATTGGGCTTAAAGCTACGCCAAATGGAGACGTTTCATCTGAAAGTAAGTTTCCACCAGCAAATCCTTTCATTACTGTCAGTGCAGTTCCATTATTTTGACATAATTCATAAAGTTCCGCCCTTTGAGGATTTGAACTTGATAGTTCATTATCATATGCATCTTCCTTTCTATATTCTTCAATATCATCCATTGCACCAAACATATCATATGCCGGGTTAATTGAAAACATTAATAATTCGATTTCTGGATTTTCAGCAGCCAATAATCCAATGTCGGGATTATGTGTACTTAATCCAATGTGAGCTATTGTTCCTTCTCCTTTAAGTTTTTTAGCATACTCCATAAATGGACCGTTCATTATCTCTTCATAATCTTCAATTTGGTCCACATAATGAATCATGCCGAAATCTAATGTGTCAATTTGAAATCTTTGCATAAAATCTTCAAATGCAGGAATTACTTTATCCATTTCACGGGTCCTAACATATTGATTGTTTTGCCAGGTAGCCCCTAGATGGCCTTGTATTACCCAATTTTCACGATTATCCTTAATAGCCCTTCCCAAATGGGAACGTACATCATGTTCACTCATCCAACAGTCAACAAAATTAATCCCATTAGCTTCACATACTTTAATTAATTCTTCAGTGTCTTCATATGACCTTTCTACCAAAAATTCAGCACCAAAAGCAATTTCAGATACTTTAATGCCTGTATTGCCTAGTTCACGATATTGCATATAACTCCTCTATACTACTATTTAATTTCTATATAATTAAAAGTTTAATATTTAAGGTAGTTTAACATAAATAAAATATAATGTATGAAAAAGAATTCATTTTAAATGAAGTTAATTCCATTCGAGAAGAAATCGGTCATGATAAAGTTAATATTTTCATTGAAAAAATATATTTTGATGAAAAAACTAATGAATTATGGGTTATAACTGAAGACAGACCAGACAAATCATCCATTATTGGAAAAGGCGGTTGGGTAGTAGGTAAACTTAGAGAAAAATTGGGTCTAAATAGCATTCATGTTGAAAGTTATGGCGACTTTTTAAATAAGGAATATAAATTAAAATTATCTAAAAAAACATTGCATAACTTGAACTTGAATTCAACCGGCTTAAAAAACCTAGAAAAAACAATTGATAATAAATTAGATAAGATTTATAGTTTCAACTTCGATGATTATTTCGCTCAAAATGAATTTGAACAATCAGAAAATACAGAAGCCCTTGTTGCACTTTCAGGTGGTGTTGACAGTAGTTTTTCACTTATATTGGCTAAAAAGTTAGGTTTCAATCCCATTGCAGTTACGGTTGATCCGGGAACTATAATTTTGCCAAAGCAATTTAAACAAAATATTGAAAGTCTAACCAATCGTTTAGAAATAGCTCATGAATATATTCCATCTAACTACACGAAAGTAATCCAAGAATCATTTACAGGCAATCTTCACCCTTGTGGAAAATGTTCTAAAAACACATTGGAATTAGTTAAGGAATATGCAAAAGATAAAGAAATTCCAATAATTATCTTCGGAGATATGCTTGCAACTGGCAGCCAATGTATGAATTTGCAAGAAGAATCATTATATCGATTAAACCTTCCAGCTAGTTTGAGTGTTGGAAAACAAGAGATAAAATCCTTAATCCGGAAATATGATTTACAAGAGTTTAAAGGATTTGGTTGTCCCCTTCTTTATGAAGTTCACAAAAAATTTCCATATATGAGGAAATTTTCAATACAGAGAATACTAAGAGAAACTCGTTCAGGTGCACTCGAACCGGGTGAAGCACTTGATTTGATTTGGAGTTTTACAAAAAAAATAAATTAAAAGAGGTAATAATATGAAAAATATTTGTCCGAGATGTGGATCAGATAAGGTGAAATGGATCATTCCGCAAAATTGGTCCCAATGGGTTTGTTATGACTGTGATTATACAGGACCTATCATTGAAGGAAACCAAGATTTAGCTGATGAAATACATGAAAATTATTTAAAATCTAAAAAGCATAAAGATTCTGAATAATTATTTTTTTGAAAAATGAGGACGTGACATGACTCAAAATTTTGTATACCTTATATGAATAAAAATTATACAATTATTTTAATAATTCAAAAATAAATCAAATTTGGAAATTATATTTATTTTGAACACTAATCATGTCCCAGCTTCAAAATAAATGATTATAAAAATAAGATGACTATAATGGAGCTGAGCTTTACTTATTGAATTCATTGAGGAATAATTAATAAGTTTCCATCAAAGTCAAATTATTAAATAACCATGCCGCATAACCAAAAATTATATCGACAATATTTTATTGTCTATAAAAGTATATAAAGTTTAGGAATACCTAAATTATTTTGAATAAAAAAAGTAAAAGGAATCATATTCCTTTTTTCTCGAATTCTTCATTTAAAAATTCTTTAATGTTACTTCTAGCCATTTCAACCATTTCGGGAGCCGGACCTCCAGGAACAGCACGAATTCTAACATTTTCAGCAGGATTTAAGGCTCTTTGAATTAAATCACCATTTAAGTTCAGTTCATCAAAACCTAATTCCACTGCAATTTCATCAATGAATTTAGAAGTGATATCCTCTTCAGCCATACTGCTTGCACTAGCTTCATTTACAATTCTTCCAACAATCTTATGAGCGGTTCTGAATGGAATCTGTTTTTCACGAACCATAATGTCAGCCAAATCAGTTGCAGTTGCGAAGTTTTTACCAGCAAGCTCTGCACATCTGTCAACTTTAAATTCAACTGAAAGCAACATCTTGGTTACAATAGACAAAGTATCTTGAGTTACTTTAATCGCATTCCATAAATGAGGAGTTATCTCTTGTAAATCCCTGTTGTAAGTATAAGGAATAGCCTTAAGAATTGTTAAAATAGTAATTAATTCACCGGTAGCAATACTTGTTTTACCACGGGCAAGTTCAGCTACATCAGGATTTTTCTTTTGCGGCATAATAGAAGAAGTTGATGAATATTCATCTGCCATTTCAATAACACCAAATTCATAAGTACTCCATAAAACCAATTCCTCACAGATTTTTGCAAGTGTTGAAGACAATGCAACAAAATCAAAGATAGATTCTGCAATAAAATCCCTTGCTGAAACGCCATCCATGGAATTTTCCAAATAAGCATCAAATCCAAGTAAATCAGTAGTTAATTGTCTGTTAATAGGAAAGCTAGTAGTGGCCATAGCTGCTGAACCTAATGGATTTAAATTGACA
This portion of the Methanobrevibacter sp. V74 genome encodes:
- a CDS encoding ATP-dependent Clp protease ATP-binding subunit, which codes for MVRLSKSVYLAWELGAAEAANLKQEFFSEDELLIGICSMEKIVFLINENKINFNDDYAGNINIENDEIIDFFKKFNIETSFIRHEIRKLKGNGNFESENQMISRSESCKAIFNDANNIAENTNSEEVRCIHVLKAILNNPSDIIKTFFEDNNVEFEELKTNLNINESKRLKLSSNSILVKYGTNLTELAKEGKLTPVIGRDDELLQVIRTLNKHKKNNPLIIGEPGVGKTALVNGLAIKLLDGSMKNFLNDKQIIEINMASLVAGTKYRGDFEEKITKLVNESKDNPNVILFVDEIHTMLGAGSGGGSLDASNIIKPALANGDLVMIGATTLQEYRKYFETDPAFERRFQPVVLEEPTPEDTLFILKGLKENYEEYHNVTISDEAINAAVNLSVRYIPDRNLPDKALDVIDEACSRKIIPKLDITNSLSIESIVSEEDVRTVVSEWVGVPISDESSQLDKAQKIEGFLKSKIIGQDHVIEKVSRRIKNSYAGINNPDKPLAVFLFLGPTGVGKTFFSKTLANFLFDNEKSLIRVDMSEYKEEHSISKLIGAPPGYKGNDEGGFLTNAIKNNPYSIVLLDEIEKSHPKIFDVFLQAFDEGRLTDGKGNTINAKNCIFIMTSNIQLETRQDYNVAFGGTQEDMNTLNILDNLAQVMRPELVNRIDDVIIFNSLTKSDHESLVKLYVDEFANRLLSEKAIGLTIKGSVYKYLVSKGYNANFGARYLKRTVEKLVEYPISDMIVNREVKEGNTIVISAVRNDLKFKVN
- a CDS encoding O-acetylhomoserine aminocarboxypropyltransferase/cysteine synthase family protein, which encodes MPYEFKNKKNISTIGVHAGQEEVDETGSRVTPIYQTTSYVFDSPKQAANRFALKEGGNIYTRLNNPTTEAFEKRMVAIEGGTAAYATASGMAAIFYAIINLTQVGDNIVSADNLYGGTYELFENTLEELGRNVKFVDSQSPELFKKAVDDKTRAIYVESIGNPKLDIPDFDRLSEIAHSHQIPLIADNTVGIGSVRPFDHGADIITSSATKYIGGHGTTLGGIVIEKGDFDWMCGKFPTLSEPDETYNGLIFAETFKGSAFTTRLRTVVGRDTGAIPSPFGSFLLLQGLETLGLRIERHAENAMAVAEHLEAHPKVAWVTYSGLKSSPNHEIAKKYAEKGYGGIVSFGLKAGYDGALKFIENVELISFLANIGDAKSLVTHPASTTHSQLSEEQQLSTGVTPDLIRFSVGIEDIEDILADVDQALDKI
- a CDS encoding aldo/keto reductase produces the protein MQYLTLNNGIKMPILGFGVYQIPPEDTEQAVLDAISAGYRLIDTAQSYFNEKEVGEAIGKCGVPREELFITTKVWIENYGYDKCKSSVLESLEKLGLDYIDLVLLHQPFADYYGAYKALEELYEDGIIKAIGVSNFYPDRLTDICLFGRKIIPAINQVEINPFNAQYPAQANMEKNGVQISAWAPFGEGKDNIFTNDTLVGIGEKHNKTVAQVILRWLLQRSIVVLSKSTHKERMEENIDVFDFVLDEEDMLEIMNLDKSESLFFNHQDPEVVELFNDLVGAIKKQMHNEK
- a CDS encoding aldo/keto reductase, with the protein product MQYRELGNTGIKVSEIAFGAEFLVERSYEDTEELIKVCEANGINFVDCWMSEHDVRSHLGRAIKDNRENWVIQGHLGATWQNNQYVRTREMDKVIPAFEDFMQRFQIDTLDFGMIHYVDQIEDYEEIMNGPFMEYAKKLKGEGTIAHIGLSTHNPDIGLLAAENPEIELLMFSINPAYDMFGAMDDIEEYRKEDAYDNELSSSNPQRAELYELCQNNGTALTVMKGFAGGNLLSDETSPFGVALSPIQCIHYCLEQKGVNSIFVGVKTPEELMESLKYCDATQSEKDYSEVLKNAPKHSFEGQCTYCGHCVPCASEIDIAMVNKLFGLAKNHDEVPASVQEHYNNLKFNASECISCGDCQPRCPFNVHIVDVMLDVQDLFGF
- a CDS encoding ATPase gives rise to the protein MYEKEFILNEVNSIREEIGHDKVNIFIEKIYFDEKTNELWVITEDRPDKSSIIGKGGWVVGKLREKLGLNSIHVESYGDFLNKEYKLKLSKKTLHNLNLNSTGLKNLEKTIDNKLDKIYSFNFDDYFAQNEFEQSENTEALVALSGGVDSSFSLILAKKLGFNPIAVTVDPGTIILPKQFKQNIESLTNRLEIAHEYIPSNYTKVIQESFTGNLHPCGKCSKNTLELVKEYAKDKEIPIIIFGDMLATGSQCMNLQEESLYRLNLPASLSVGKQEIKSLIRKYDLQEFKGFGCPLLYEVHKKFPYMRKFSIQRILRETRSGALEPGEALDLIWSFTKKIN
- the argH gene encoding argininosuccinate lyase; translation: MDNIRNGRFKTGMTDEAAEYTSSLEADKIIFEADIKTNFAHTSMLKYEGIIDAEIADNILCALDSLKEEGYDVLVFDPSVEDVHMAIENYVTNKIGSQAGFMHTAKSRNDQVACDVRLVLREKIIEIQIGILEFMEGLVEMAGEHLDDVFIGFTHLQHAQPITIAHHLMAHVQALKRDYERLADTYKRVNLNPLGSAAMATTSFPINRQLTTDLLGFDAYLENSMDGVSARDFIAESIFDFVALSSTLAKICEELVLWSTYEFGVIEMADEYSSTSSIMPQKKNPDVAELARGKTSIATGELITILTILKAIPYTYNRDLQEITPHLWNAIKVTQDTLSIVTKMLLSVEFKVDRCAELAGKNFATATDLADIMVREKQIPFRTAHKIVGRIVNEASASSMAEEDITSKFIDEIAVELGFDELNLNGDLIQRALNPAENVRIRAVPGGPAPEMVEMARSNIKEFLNEEFEKKGI